In Lactuca sativa cultivar Salinas chromosome 5, Lsat_Salinas_v11, whole genome shotgun sequence, the DNA window TGGTTTGGTTTCTTACATAGATAAGGAATACTTTGACAGATCTTTCTCTCCTACAAGTGTAGTGATCAAATCAATCATCTGTCCAGAGGCTGTTTGAAATTCTACCTGTACTCAAAACTACAGTATATTAGTTATTTAGTTGAGAAAGTAAAAGTATATGTGTAGAAGAGCAATTAGCAACCTCATTGAACAGGTCAACTAGGTCAATGTAATACGGCTTTCCTCGGAAATGTTTCTTGAGAATTCTTGGAATATGGTTGCGAAGAATTATTCCATCATTTGCAGCAATCATACCAACCTAgaatcaaattttataaaaaaatataaatacagaTATCAAGCAAGTATTATATAGTatttaaattagaaaaaaaaaaaaaatacaagtttaCCTTGGGTAATCTGAACCAACAGGGTTGACCTCTGCGGGTATGAGATTCGTCCATGATGTCATCAAGCACAAGGAAGTATGCTTGAAGCTGCCAATATTTACATTACAACAATCAAATGAAGAACTAAAGGACTTTAATTATCATGCAATTCAAATGAAATGCCAAGCATAATCTTTATTACCCACCCATTCAACACACCAACCAAGGGCAGATGAAAGAAAAATCTCATCTTCTGTCAGCTCTTCTCCCTTAAGCAACTGGTAACTGTCAACAACAGACAGCCCCCGATTCAGCTTTCCTACAAACCATCACATTTCAATACCCctgttatttattttatatttttaattttaatactACAACCCAACTAAAGGGAAATACACAAAACTCTTCTTACCTCCAGGTACATTGTAGTCAAGCATCTGCAAACAAATATAAGTAAACAAACATAATTAATTTCATATACATAAGACGTtggtaaaaaataaaaataaaaactttagtGTCTTAATAAAATCAAGACTGTGGTTACATTATTCATTGATGGAAATAAGTCAATCATTAATCATTATTAGAACGTTTTTCTGATTTGATAAAACACCTGATAATGTTTTGCTATACCAGAAGAATTAGTTAAGATTACATAGTCGTTGGTTGTGGTTGACCAAGTATTTTCAACTCATGTAGGTGGGTAGCCACCAAACCTTTTTATTATCGTATTGCAGTATCTGTAAAATATACCAAATCAAGTAATAATTACTCCAACATTCTCACATTTATGTGAGCGTTGATGCAACAGCACCTGTCAGATCtgatatataagtatttttcaatAAACAGCTAGGTCACTACTAGCCCCAACATCCTTCATCCAAAACTACTAATAGTAATATTCATCAACAATTACCACAAAACCAGCATATTCTCGCAATAAAATCGATGTAATACATATAAATCAGTAAATCGGATATTCAAATAACACGATGAACAACAAACATATAACCTCGTAGAACCTCGTTCAGATTACAACAATAACGATTAAAATGATtcaggttttaccttttcaacccatTGACGAGAATCGTCATCGAATTCGAAGGCAGGATCGTTAATTAACTCGGATTTCAGAGTATCGTAAACTTCGAGAAATTTGGACTTCAGATCGGTGCTCATATTTGAATTTGCAATCGACAAGGTATCAGATTCTTCCCAAATTTGTCTCGTAGTATATAGCGAGTATGTGTGTTTAGAGGGAGAAATTGGGTGGGAGTGTTTTGTAGGGAAGATGTcgctgtatgtgtgtgtgtttataggGGAAGGAATTGGTTGGGAGGAGGATGCCGCTGTACTTTGCTGAATATTGTgatacacacacactcacacaacaAGTGTGTGGTCAAGTAGTCAGTGGTGTATGGCTgcattttatattttctttattcgTCCAATAGTTTACTCGTGGCAAGTCAAATGGTCAAATAAAGGTCACAAAAAGTACACATATAACGGGGGTGTTTGTATGAAATTGGGTCGTATTAAATATATTAGACTGGTTCAAGAAATACGAAGCCGTTCAAAGCCACATCAACCTAAATTTTTGTCTTCTCTTCATCATTTCTCGTGGGACGGAGTTCCTCATGAAAAATTAcattaagaaaagaagaaaaacagatggaagaaagagaaaaaaaaaataagattgagGGGTGTTATGCTGGCAATGGGAAGTAACCAGAAATAAAGGGGGACGGTGTGCTTCATGTTACCACGACATTAAGTCGTGTCCACGTCGGCAATCACGTCCCAAAATGGACCCATACCAGCACTCTTAAGAACCTGGTAACCGGGACACTGAAAGTTGCTAGTTGATAGCTAGCACTTGAAAGCTGTAGTCTATTTATATATAAGTATTCAGTAAAAATAATTTGAAGCACTTAAAATATGTAAAATGACTTATCTAAAacgtaattaatttttttaaaggtACTTGAGTCAATTTGCAAAATTATAAAAGAGCTTCTTGTTAAATgttatttgaattaatttttagatttgaaactttttgttttagtTAAAAATAGAAGTCCGTAACGTGGAATGAAACTTTTTTTCTTACAAACAGAAAGTTAAAATCTCTCAAATGATACATGTTAAACACGTTTATTATTTATATAGGGATAATAATTTAGGAGGATGAtacttttttctttttgttcatgtttaattattttttgatttttgtataTTATTTACGATTGAACTTTTTTCTAGTGTTCAGAAAACATTGCTAGTTTCCGACAACTTTAACATCTCCAACAACTCTTATGTCATATTCTCTGGGCAACATTAGTTTTCCAACGAGTTCTTCATACATCAAAAACTAAATCTCCTATGACTCCCCCTTCAAATCTTGTTTTTTTCCCATATTTTTTAAGAATCATTTTTTTGAACAAGATTTCTTAATTTTGATAAACAAATGGACAATTCTCGTTCCTAATGAACCCACAAGAAAAAAACTTTGAACatatatcaaaaataaatatgATGAACTCAATAACATATCTTATTTTCTGCCATGGATAAAACTTTATAGATGTGTTCTTGGAATCGTTTGAACACAAAAACATGTTCCTAAAATCGATTTGtggattttgatttttggattctAAGTTCCTAAAATTATTTGAAACCAAAATTGTTCTTaagatattttccaaaaaaaatcaatatatatatatatatatatatatatatatatatatatatatatatatatatatatatatatatatatatatatatatatatatatatatatatattggtagaGATTCATTTGAGATCAcgttaattttgtgagacatggggATACAATCCTAGCCATTCAtcttaaagattaaaaaaaataaaattataaaatataaaataaaaaataaaatttttctaaatattattttcgtcatttaatttacccataaaataaaataaattaccatttttttaaatatacgtGAAATATTATAATTGAATATTATATGGTAAACATTCAAATGAAATtcttagaatgttagaatattataGTATCCTACTAAAATTGTTAAATGTGTTAAAACATTCTCATATTCTACTAAAATTGTTAGAATTCTTAGAATATttaaatattctattagaattttttgaatatttatagtCTAATATTCTAGTAGTTAATTTGAATATGATAacaattttgttttaatatttgtaCTGTAATTTTCTATTAGAGCCACAAATATTAATGAGATGTAACATCTAAGCCATATATgctaaaaaaaaaagatttgacagTTTTTTTATTGTTGATTCTTTTTTTACTTATGATTCATATGTATGAATCAACAGTCATATGGATTGCGGATGCAGATATGATTGTTGAttcatatatatgcatgcatggaTATCTGCGTCCGCTCTCCATATGTCAGCAATCATATCTGCGTCCACAGTTCATATGACTACTGACGCGTAGTTTGCAGGTTCACACATTTGTTTAGTTAACACAATAactcagttatatatatatatatatatatatatatatatatatatatatatatatatatatgttgggtttcgagcattctaacactcttatggtgtatatgcaaccctataaaccttggatctatgttttctctattatacatgcaaataagaactttccaaggctttaatcctaactagcatactatgaggcaaatatactacaaagactagttggatgacataccttttgctgtagcttgatgtcttcaagctttaagagcttagccccaatagtgtggaagcctcaagttgaatcacaaatcaccaaaacaccttggaagactttgagaataagaatactttggttctctctagtgaaatcggctagccctcttagtgtacccacactagtgccaatttcatcaaccaaggacatctttatatagtatggagactagggttaaacccatgacctttcatttcatatgatccttgggttaaaaactccatggactatccatgaaagtttagcccaacctaaataaacttggcccattccatatatataagagtccatatttaattagttcattttgatcacttaattaattctaaattaattcttgatcaatactaattaaataatatgattccatattaatatatttagaacatataatatattaatataaatcataaatatactattctcaaaagactatccatataaattttgtcggtgaagtgcaacccaaatagaccatgccgggtcggatcaagtacataccaaatatagttatggacttagacattaatccaagaatctcctacttggataagtctaaaactattattgagtatgacttcaaaacctaactggcaatcgtagctcttaaagccgctgttgaactctgatcttgtaaatgacttgtccattagataagggatcatatattcctccattctagatatcttatatggcttgttctgctacttgttgaatcatacacaaaggcacgttttataacattgagttaccaatgcgttttcgtgcaatcaatgtactatcaactcatagtaacaactcatatctctaggtttgaagaatataatatattatcgtctcatgatcactcgtgataaaatccatgaagtgattcaaataagcgcgggttgaatctagtacttagaacttatgagcactcatgagtgttgtaacaaaactttgtccaccaacttggacccctacaagccaacccatgacagtcttgattcatatctacttccaacatatgaccgactgtggatggtttgaacaacttagtcatttcggaagaataacctagttattatggaagtcaaaacatgcaaagtgaaacacaagaataaatgaatctaatatgggtatcaaaacctatgaatataaataaaacactttctatttatcaccgtACTGATTAgtgattattcattgtttcggttttatcaactttatacttgaattaaaacattaagtgtcccatgctccaagcatgtacactatgttttctaaacaatagctttgccatacactaagtatgaactctatgtttgtccatgatccttttctttgtgaactagatcaattgaacataatttcaatgatcctcttttcacactcccaactCCTTGTCTTAAatataagaattccaaattcctctCATTTATCGCAATCTGtttaaattttaaacttatatgcattgttccttttgtaatgattatgcacaaagccacaaaggcttggcaacaatcattacagagtattccaatggagagcaattccatggaaacgatatCTTAAATTCAaagcgcattgctttgaacatgattcttgcattaagtttctttaaccttacacagattgcttccacctatgaagacaactctatattcccattttgactatcacttctgaacaagagttgcctcttttcagactacgTCAATATGGTCATTCCAAtgttaacattatacttccaactgtccttgag includes these proteins:
- the LOC111895140 gene encoding farnesyl pyrophosphate synthase; this translates as MSTDLKSKFLEVYDTLKSELINDPAFEFDDDSRQWVEKMLDYNVPGGKLNRGLSVVDSYQLLKGEELTEDEIFLSSALGWCVEWLQAYFLVLDDIMDESHTRRGQPCWFRLPKVGMIAANDGIILRNHIPRILKKHFRGKPYYIDLVDLFNEVEFQTASGQMIDLITTLVGEKDLSKYSLSIHRRIVQYKTAYYSFYLPVACALLMFGEDLEKHVEVKDVLVEMGTYFQVQDDYLDCFGAPEVIGKIGTDIEDFKCSWLVVKALELADQEQSKLLHENYGKKDPASVAKVKELYHTLNLQGVFEDYESKSYEKLITSIEAHPSKAVQAVLKSFLGKIYKRQK